The following nucleotide sequence is from Nitrospira sp..
CGTGCGTCCCCATATTCTCATCGTCGATGACGATCCCGACATCCGCGAATCGCTTGGCGACATGTTGTCGCACGAGGGCTACATTGTTGAAAGCGCCGCCTCCGGCACCGAAGCTCTGCAACAGGCCAAACAGACGCAATATGGCGCCGCGCTGCTCGACATTCATTTGCCGGACTTGAGCGGGCTCTCCGTTCTCAAGGTGATGATGGAGCTGGACCCCTCGTTGCCCGTCATCATCCTGACCGGCAATGCGACCCCGGAGAACACCATCGGATCCCTCGCCAAGGGGGCCTTCGCCTACCTCACCAAACCCTACAACTCGCAGGAATTAAAAGCCGTGCTCCGCCGAGCCGTTGCCGTGAAGGGGCTGGCCGTACGGGCGGAGTATGTCGAGCAGGCCCTGCATGCCAGCGAAGAACGGTTTCGGGCGCTCGTCGAATCCGCCACCGATGGCATCGTCCTGGCCGACCAGAACGGACACATCATTTGGTGGAACGGCGCGGCCGAGCGCATGTTCGGATACAACAAGCAGGAGGCCTTGGGGCACCCCCTCACCATGTTGATGCCGGAACGTTTTCGGTCTGCGCATACCGCCGGCATCAGCCGCCTCGTGCAAGGAACCGCCACGACGTTCATCGGCAAGACCACCGAACTGGTGGGGCTGACCAAAGCGGGCGAGGAGTTTCCCATTGAACTCTCCCTGGCCTCGTGGCATGCCAAGGAAGGCATATTTTTTAGCGGCATCGTCCGCAACATCGCCAGGCGGAAGCGAGCAGAAGAGGCCGTCGCCCGATTGAGCCACCAGAACCGGTTGATCCTGGACGGTGCCGGGGAGGGCATCTTCGGACTCGATCTCCAGGGCTGCGCCACCTTCGTCAATGCCACTGCGGCGCGGATGCTCGGCTGGGGCCCCGAGGAGTTGTTGGGCAAGCCGATGGCCCCCCTGCTGTACCAGGCGGCATCGGGACCGTCTGTGATGCCGCCGGACCCCTTCTCGCTGCAGGCGGCGTTGCGTGATGGCGCCATCCATCGCATCCAGAACGAAACTTTTTTCAAGAAGGACGGCACCTCGTTGCCGGCGCACTACGTCACCAGCCCGATCCACGAGCAGGATCGAACGGTCGGCGCCGTCGTGGTGTTCCAGGATGGCACGGAACGCGCGCGCCAAGAGCGACTGCAACAGGCGCAACTCTCGGTCAGCCACATCCTCGCGCAGGCCGATCACATCGAGGAGGCCATCCTGCCCATCCTGCGTGTGACGGCTGAAATGGGGCCGTGGGACTTGGCCCTCTGGTGGCAGCCCCCATCCGCAGACGCCAATTTGGTCTGCCGCGGTGACTGGCTGCGCCCCGGTCGCCACTGGCAGGATTTTGTGACCCTCTGTCGTAACAGCGCCATGCCGCCTGGTCTCGATTTTCCCGGCATCACGAAGACAAGCAAACTGCCCCTCTGGGTTCCCGACGCCATGGTTGACGGCCGCTTCACCCGCAGGCCGACTGCGGCCCGCCTGGGAATCCATACAGCCTGCGCCGTGCCGATCCGCACAGGCAACCTGATTCAGGGCGTCCTGGAACTCTTTTCGGACAGCACGCTCCCCCCCAGCACCGGTCTGCTGCAGGCCTTGACCGACACGGGCATGAAGGTCGGTCAGTTTATCGAACGCACCTGCGCCATCCAAGCGCTGCGCAGTTCCCATGAAATGACGCAGGGGCTGCTCGCCAGCTTACCCGGCGCGATTCTGCTCTGTGACCGGACACAGCGCATCCGCTACACCAACCCACTGGCCGCTCAGTATTTCGGCGAGGGAAGGTCCTTGATCGGCCGCCTGCTCTCGGACTGTCTGGCTCTTCCCGAGACAGCCATTCGCTATCTGAACAATGCAGCATCCCCACCTCTCGCCGAAACCGGGCCCAGACCGCCGGAAGGCGAATGCGAGCTTGCGGGGCGCACCTATCGCTATCGCTTCTTCCCTGTCGCCGCAGCCGAGTCCGGTGAGCATCACACCGGCATCATGCTGTGGGACATTACGGAAGACAAACAGCTCCAGGATCAACTCATCCAGACTGAAAAACTCTCCGGTCTGGGGACCATGGTGTCGGGGATGGCCCATGAGATCAACAATCCAGCTCAGGCCATCCTCAGCATGGCGGAGTTGATCCAAGACGAAGAAGACCCTCGCCGCATCAAGGAATTCGCCGCCGACATCGTGGGCTATGCACGCCACGTCTCCACCGTGGTGCGCGATTTCGTCAGTTATGCGCGCGCTACCGGACGTGACGGAGAGACGGCGCTTGATCTGGCGGAACGTCTGGTGGAGGCCCTCAAGATGGTCCGGCGGGGCCCGCACTTCGAGCGCCTGGAGGTAGTGACGCAGTTCGACGTGCCGGCCTTCCTCCGTGCCAGAAAGGGTGAAATCGATCAGGTGTTCGTCAACCTCATCAGCAACGCCGCCCAAGCCATGCGCGGCAACGGTCGCTTGGTACTGACGACGAACCAAGAGGGCCCGTGGGTCACCGTCACCGTGGCCGACAATGGACCCGGCATTCCACCCTCCATCTTGCCGCACATCTTCGATCCCTTCTTCACGACCAAAGAGGCGGGGCAGGGAACCGGGCTCGGCCTCAGCATCGTACGAAAGATCGTCGCCAAGTATGACGGCACCGTGACGGTGGAGAGCCTCGTGGGGCACGGCACCACCTTCCAATTGCGGTTTCCTTCCGCCGCTCTGTGAGAGAACTGTATGGTCGCACCCAAACCGAGCCCGCCGAAATCCCGCGAGGGTTGCGTCCTCCTCGTCGAGCACGAGCCCTACGCCCGCAACACGATCCGGCTGGCCCTCGCCCAGGCAGGGCACAAGGTCCTGGAGACAGGCGATGGGCAGGAGGCCGTCGAGGTCATGAGGAGCGGCGACCGTTCGCGCATGGTCACTGCGATTCTTGTTGATATCGGCCTCCCGCGAAACAGCGGCGTGGAAGCGATCGCGTTCTTCCGTCTGCAGTATCCGTCGATCCCCGTGGTCGTCTTGACCGGTCAGCGAGACTGCGATCTTGCCATCACCCTGATGAAGATGGGCGTGCGCGACTACGTGGTGAAGCCGGTCGTGAAGCAGGACCTCCTGCGGGTCCTGGCCGGAGCGGTGCAGGGAGATCACACGGCACGGAGCCAGTGTGTCGCCTGAGCGGCTGGATGGGGCCTGGCGCTTGCCGGAACCGACCGGTTCCGGCGATGCCTAGGATCGCGCGGAGTAGGCGCGCTTGAATACCGAACGGAGACCGAAGTAGGCGAAGGAGTCCTTGAGATTCGAATAGAGCCGCTTCAACGGGCCCATATCGGGGTTGGTGACATATTCCATCGTCAGCACGATTCGCTCCTCCTGCTCCCCCAACGGCGTGACCGCATGCCATAGCTTGTCGCCGTTGAAGATCACGAGGTCGCCCGGGGCCGTCGCCAATTCCATATGGATCGGTTGTTTGCCGGGCACATCCTTGAACAGATCACAGACCAGCCGACAGTGCTTGGATTGATCCAGCAATCCCATCAAGATCGTATAACGGGCGCCCTTGTAGTAAGAGGTATCGTAATGGTACCCGATGTGGTCCCCGGCTTCCGTATAGTAGTAGAGCGCACAGGAGTGCGGATCGTTGGCGGGGCAGAGCAGCAGATTGACGTGCGTCAGCCGATTGAGCATCGCGCGAAAAGCATCCGAGCGGTAGAGGTCGATGAATTCGGGCCCCCGTTCCATCACGGTGTAGTAACTGACGCTGCCACCCTTCTTGTGGCCGGGAATATAATTACGATTCAATCCTGACTTGAGGACCTGGGCCTGGGTCACGAAGGTGCGTTCGACGAGTGCGCGCGGCAGGAATTCGGGAATGTAGAGGAACTCGTTCTGGTCCCAATAGTCCCGTTCCAACCGATCCAGATCCAGGGCCGCGACCGCTCGTTCCACCGCTTCGGTCACTTCGCTCGTACAGGTCTGATTCATACGTTCCCTCGCCGAGTCTGAGTTGCTGCTGTCGCCGCTAAAGGGTGTCATCCGAGGTCGGCTAGGGCCGACTCAGCACCGGAGCCCTGACGATTTCTACATCGGACGGCGCCTTGAAATCAAATAGATCGTCCTTGAGACCGCTGTTGGCCTTCAACTCGACAAAGTCGAAGGTCGCTACGTTGCCGCTGACCTCATGGAGCGCGATAGTCTTGAGGAAATAGGTCTTCGGCTCCACCTCTATCACGATCCGCTGGATGGCCCGCTCCGGTTCCGCCCGCCCTTCCTTGGGGGTCAGCGTCAGCACAGGAATGCCTCCCGCCCCGCGATCCTTGCCGGCCGTGGGGGTGATGTCGAACTCTTCGTCGAGCTTTGCCACGCCTTGCAAGAGCTGCAGCGGCGCCTGGGAAGCCGCCATATAGGTCAGTTTGCCCACCAGCACCTGCTTGTGCTCGGGCACATACATTTTGACGTCTTCTTTGTTGACGTAGATCTCCTCCGTCGCCGGTTCGATGTAATCCCAGCGGAGACGCCCTGGCTTCTTGATGTAAAAACGTCCGGTCGACAGCACGGGGGTGGCAAAACCCTCAATCCTAGTTTTCTGCGTGAAGGAGGCTTGGAGATCCTTCGTTTTTTCGTACCGGGCTTGGATCTTCTTCACCACCTCGCGCACTTCCTGCACCATCGGATCTTCAACGGGCTGGTCTTCCGCTCTCACCCATTCAGGCGCCGCGAGCCATCCGCACCAGGCTACGAGCACCATCGTCATCAACGTCCGCATCATGCTTCCTCTCCGCCGACCGGCCCACGACGGCCGAGGACCTCCCGGCGCCCGTCGCGTCCTGCCGCCCCGACCACCCCTTCCGCCTCCATCTGCTCGATCATGCGGGCCGCGCGGGGATACCCCACACGGAGGCGCCGTTGGATCAAGGAGGCTGACGCTTGGCCGGTCGACAAGACGAGGTCCTTCGCCTGTTCGTACACGTCGTCTTTCTCCTGCTCCTCTTCCGCCTCTTCCTGTTTGAGCGACTGCAATTCCCGGCAATAGGACGGCAACGCCTGCTTCTTCACAAACTCCACCACGCGACGCACATCGTCGTCCGACACATAACAGCCGTGGATCCGCATGAGCTTGCCGGTGCCTGAGGCCAAGTACAGCATGTCCCCGCGACCGAGCAGCGCCTCCGCGCCGTTGGCGTCCAGAATGGTGCGGGAGTCCGTCTTGGAAGAGACCTGAAACGCGATGCGAGCCGGGAAGTTCGCCTTAATGAGGCCGGTCAACACATCCACCGACGGCCGCTGGGTCGCCAGCACCAGATGGATGCCCGAGGCCCGGGCCATCTGCGCCAGCCGTGCGATCTTGTCCTCCACATCTTTCGGCGCCACCATCATGAGGTCCGCCAATTCGTCGATCATGACCGTGATGTAGGGCAACGGCTCAGGCAGCGTAGATTTCACTTTGTCCCTCGGCCCGTTCTCGCCCGCCGGTTCGGTACTCTCCCCTTGTGAGAGCCGGTCTTCTTCCGGAAGAAATTTCAGCTCAACCTGTTCGGGCTTGCCCGATTGCCAGGCGTCCGAAACCACTCCCTGCATCTCGGCGATCTTCCGGTTGTAGGCATCGATGTTCCGCACTCCGGCATCCGCCAGGAGCTTATACCGCCGCTCCATTTCCTGCACCACCCAACTGAGGCCCCGCGCCGCCGACTTCGGATCGGTGATAACGGGGCGCAACAGGTGCGGAATGCCGTCGTAACTCTGAAACTCGAGCATCTTGGGATCGATCAGGAGGAGTTTCACCTCGTCAGGCCGGGCACTGAACAAAATGCTCAGCAACATCGTGTTGAGGCTCACGCTCTTGCCGGCGCCCGTGGCTCCCGCCACTAGAAGATGAGGCATGGTTTTGAGGTCCGCGCTGACGGCCGCACCGAAGATGTCTTTCCCGAGGGCTAAGCTCAGCTTCGAGCGAGAGCGAGAAAAAGACGCACTCGTCACGACCTCCTTCATCGACACCGTCTCGCGATACGGGTTGGGCACTTCGATCCCCACGACCGATTTTCCCGGCAACGGAGCCACGATGCGCAGACTGATCGCCTTGAGGGCCAAGGCCAAGTCGTCGGCCAGATTCACGATGCGTGCGACCTTGGTCCCAGGCGCCGGCTCGAATTCGTACATCGTCACGACCGGCCCAGGACGCACCTCCGTCACCCGTCCCTCAATGGCAAAACTCCGCAAGGCCTTGGTGAGGATTTCGGATTGCAACTTGAGTTCTTCGTCGCTCAGGCGGGCGAGCGGTCCGGAAGGGTCGCTCAACAGCTCCTGCGGATCCGGCAATACGTACCCGTCCGAGACGGAGGGGCTCACCGCGACCGCAGCCGGTTCTTCGACCGGAGTTTGACGCTTTTCGACCTTGAGGGGCGGTTGGATTTTCGGCGGAGCGAGCGGCACCTCGATCTGCTCCAGGGCTTCGGCCACGACATCCACCTCGCGCGCCAACTGCGGCGCTCCTGCATCGCGAAGCGGTCGCGAGGCCTTCGGCCGCACCCGCTTGGACTGCTCCGCCTGCTGAGTCGGCCATTCCGGCCGTAAGGCAGCGGCACGCTCTCGAAGGGTCATCCACCAGCCGGGTACCCGCTGCAACAGCAGCGTCAGGGAAACAGGCACCGCAAACAAGAGCGCCACCACCAATCCCGTCAGGATGATGATGTGGGCCCCCGTGCTGGCAAAGTAACTTCTGGCGCCATCAGCCAGGACTTGGCCGATCACTCCACCGGCCATCCCGCGATGGACCCACCCGCTGGAGAGGGTCGGGACCCCCGTGACCTCCAAATGCAGCAGTGCGCTTAGGAACACGATGGCCGCCACACCGCTCCCGGCATTTCTGAGCCGCACGGTGAGAGGAATCGGCGTGAAGCAACGTGCGCCGAGGAGGCCGAGCAGGAGCGGAATCAGATACGCGGCCCCGCCGATCGTGAAAAAACAGGCGGCCGCAACCAGCGCCCCGACCGAGCCGATCATGTTCTTCGGCTGACCGCTCGCCGCTCCGATCGCTTTGGCGTCGCCGGGTACGAATGAAACCAGGCTGAGCAAGATGAGGAGACCGGCCGCGACCAGGAGAACCCCGATCACTTCACGTTTGACATGTGAGGAACGGGAAGGGGCTGAGCGGGCGTCACCGCGCTTTGCCGTGGTGGATACACCCATGCGGCGGATCGTAGCATAGGGTCTATGCCTTTTCAAACAAAGGCGCGACGCGTGCAGCGACAGACAGCGAGCTTACACAAGATCGGCGTCGAGCACCTGGGCCAACGCTCGATAGTCTTCCAGCGCCAGCATTTCGGCCCGGGCCTGCGGCGAGACACCGGCTGATTCCATGGCGGACATCAGCCGATCGAACGGGAACCCCTCGTCGCGAAGCGAATTGATCACCGTCTTTCGGCGGTGGGCGAACGAAGCCCGCACGAGGCGTCGAAACCGGCCCTGCCGAATCGGGTCGATCGTCTCATGAGTATGGAGCACCAGCCGGACCACTGCGGAGCCGACGGTCGGTCTCGGCCGGAAGCAATTCGCCGAGACGGTGAAGGCCAGGTCGACCGTCGCCACATCTTGCGTCAACACCGATAACACGCCATAGTCGCCCTGATTGGGTCGGGCAGCCAACCGCCGCGCCACCTCGGTTTGCAGCATCAGCACCATGCGGCTGAAGGAGGCGCGGGCATCCAGGAAGGCGAACAGCAGCGGCGTCGAGACATAATACGGTAGATTGGCTACCACAACCGTTCCGGCAGGCAGGCTCTCGAAGGGAAACTGCAAGGCGTCGCCGATGCGCAGATCCAGATTCGGACGGTGACCAATCTGCTCCCGCAGGTGCGGCTCCAACTGCGGGTCGATTTCGACCGCGATGACCCGAGCCGCCCCCATGCACAGGCCCTCCGTGAGCGCCCCTCGACCAGGCCCGATTTCCAGCACCGTCTCGCCTGGGCGAAGGGCCGCCAGCGCGATGATCTTGCGAACGATGTTGGGATCAATGAGAAAGTTTTGGCCGAGTCGCTTGAGCGCCGGGGGGAAGGGTCGAGCCATGGTTCCGCGCCTACCCAGACGCCGAACCAGCCGCACGAAGCCGTTTCGCCAGCGCCGCCAGATGCGATCGATAGCAGTCCACCTGATCGGAAAACTCTTCGACCAGATCGTTGGTGAAAGCGGGACCGGGATTCTTACCGGAGAACGCGTCGGCCTCCGTCGCCCCCACCTGCTGCCGAAGCAGGGCCACCGTGCGGACTTTCCACTTGGTGATCCGCTCCGACCCCATGACCGTATTCAAGTCCTGCGCCGTTTGTGATGCGATCGCGTCAAGTTCTTTGATCTGCTGTTCGACCATCGAGACAGCCGATGATCCTGTCGTGTTCATGCCGTAGCCCCTTTCCCTTTCCTTCGCGCGCCGGACTTCATGGACCAGGTCCCGGCCAGACGCGCCGCTACCTTCACCGCTTCCAACAAACTGCCGTGCTCGGCCACCCCTTTGCCTGCAATGTCATACGCCGTGCCATGATCGACCGAGGTGCGAATGATCGGCAACCCGACGGTCAAATTGACACAGGTACCGAACGCCACCAGTTTGAGCGGAATCAGGCCTTGATCGTGGTACATCGCCACCACGCCGTCGTAGGCTCCGCGCGCCGCCTTGCCGAACAAGGTGTCGGCCGGCAAGGGATCGCTGGCTTTGATCCCGACCGCTCGCGCCTTGAGGACGGCAGGAGCGATGTACGTCGCCTCCTCGTTTCCGAACAGACCATGTTCGCCGGCGTGGGGGTTGAGCGCGGCCACACCGATTCTCGGCTTGGCGATGCCGAAGTACCGGGTCAACCCGAGATGCGCCAACCGAATGGCCTTGGTGATCCGTTCGGTCGTCAATAAGGACGGCAAGTCCCGAATCGCCACATGGGTCGTGGTGAACATGATCTTCAATGGGCCGCCGACGATCATCATACCGAACTCCTCCGTTCCGGTCAGTTTGGCCAGGAGTTCCGTGTGGCCCGGATAGTGATACCCGGCCATGTGCATGGCTTCTTTATTGATCGGCGCCGTCACGATCCCGGACAGGATCCCCGCCTGCGCCAAGTCCACGGCCGCTTTGATGAAGGCCACGGAGGCCGCTCCGGTCTCCTCCGACGCTCGGCCCAGGCGAAACCTTGTCAGGGGTGTCGCCAAGGGATCCATCACCGCCACTTGTCCCGCCTTCGGCTTCGCGCCTTGCGGGTCGAAGGCGACGACCTCCAGCGGCAGTTTCAACCAGGCTATCGTCCGTGCCATGACCAGCCGTGAGCCGATGACGACCGGGCGGCAGAGCCGGCCCAAGGCCCTATCTGCCAAAGCCTTGGCAATCACCTCCGGTCCGATGCCGGCCGGATCTCCCATCGTCAACCCCAGGAGAGGCAGCGGGGAGCCTGTCGTATGGTTAGGAGCCATTCGTATACAGATACAGGGTGTACCCAAGGTACAGAAGCGCACTACCGCTCAGCAACCAGGGGCGCCAATGTCCCGACCAGAGGGCCTGAAGAAAACTCATGCCCATGGCCAAGACAGCCAAGACCATCGTCGCCAGCGCAGTCGTGCCCAAGCTCCATTCCGTGCCGAACAAGCCGACGGAAACGGGAATGGTCCCTTGGAACACCATCGCTCCGGTGACATTGCCGACGGCCAACCGATCTTTCTTCCGATAGAGCCACAGGAAACTATTGGACATTTCCGGCAACTCCGTCGCCAGGGGTGCGATCAAGAGCGCCAGGATCAGCGGCGACACCTGCAAGGCCCCCGAAATCGAATTGGCCGCCGTCACGAAGAGATGGGCCCCGCCCACCAGGCCCAGCAACCCGACCAGCCCCTGCGCGGCGATAAGGACATAGGGTGGCTGCGCCGACCGTCCGGCGAACAACAGCGGCTCCAATTCTCCCCCTCCCTCGCTCTCCTCATCCTCCGCCGAGAATTTAAGCTTCATATAGTAGACGTAGAGGCTCAACAGGCCGACCGCCACCCCAATGTGGAGCGCGCGAGACGGCACGAACGCGCAGATCAAGGCGAGACTATATCCGATGAGGAAAAACAGGATATCGGTTCGGACTTCTCCATAATGGAGCTTGAAGACCGGCGTTCGTTTGCCCAATCGCGCATACAGCATCAACAGGAGCGCCAAAATGGGCAGCACGAGCGTGCTCAACATGAAGGGCGCTCCAAGGATCGCGCCCAAACCGACTTCCACCTGCTCGCGGCTCGCCCCGAAAAAGATCGCGATGATCGGGATCGACGTCTCCGGCAGGGTTGTCCCCACCGCAGCAAAAATGCTCCCGACCGCGCCCTCTGAAATGTGTAGACGTTTCCCCAGCCACTCGATGCCGTTGGTGAAGAGGTGACAGCCCGCGAGGGTAATGACCACCGAGGCCACGAACATGCCCAGATACAGCAGGATCGTCACGGTTTCGAGAATCCCTTTCGCCGCTTGTCCTGCGTCCGGCCGTAGGCCGACAGGGCCGCTTCCCAGATGTCCTTCACCGGTCGGCCGACCTGCTCGGCCACCCGCCTGCAGTCGTCATATTCCGGCGCGGCCTTGCTGTAACCTGGCCGAACGTCGGCGACCTTGATGCGAATGTCCTGTCCATTCACCTGCACCGCGGCGAACCGGCGGGGCAAGACCCGCCGCTGCATCTCGACGACCCGCACACCGAGCGCGGTGGTCTCGGCGAACAGCACCGCCAGCACCGCCCCCGACTTTTCCCGCGGAACCAGCACGGACAACACGTGGCCGGGGCGGCTCTTCTTCATCATGACCGGCGTGAGTGTCGCATCCACCGCACCGGCGGCAAACACCCGCTCGAAGACCATCTCGTAACATTGGGGGTTCAGGTCGTCGAGATTGGTCTGCAGTTCGACAATCGTCTCCACCGACCCGACGGTGGAATCGGCGCCCTCGCCGAGAAAGACGCGCAGCACATTCGGCCATTGCGGCGGGTCGGCCGTCCCGGCTCCATACCCCACTTGTTTCATCTGCATGGCCGGAAGCGGACCGAACTCCGCCGCCAGGGTCCGCAGCAAGGCCACACCCGTCGGGGTGGCCAATTCACGCGCCGGTCCCTGCACATAGACCGGCAGACCGCAGGCGAGCGCCGCCACGGCAGGACCAGGCACGGGCAACGCTCCGTGAGCCGACATCACCGTACCGGAGCCGACATTGATCGCCGACGCCGTCACCCGTTCCACGGCGAGCAGATGCAGCCCCAACACACTCCCCACGACATCAACGAAGGAATCGATGACACCGACCTCGTGAAAATGCACCTTCGCCGGTTCGACGCCATGCGCCTTCCCTTCGGCTTCGGCCAAGGTGTCGAATACCGCCAGACTCCGTTCCTTGACCACAGGCGGCAATCCGCTCTTGGTCAGAATCCGCCGGATCTGCGCCAGGGTCAGCGGGCGCTCGAAGCCCTTCTCGATGTGCACGTCGACTTTCGTCGCCGTGAGCGCGCCTCGGTCCACCGTCCGCTGCTGAAGGCGGAATCCGTCGATCCGCAAGTGTGACAACCCGCGAATCAATTCCTTGAGCGGCAAGCCGACATCCACCAACGCTCCAAGCGTCATGTCGCCGCTGATGCCGGAGAAACAATCGAAATGAAGATGGTGCGTCATAACGTTCCTCGCATCACCTGACGCGATGCGAGCGGCATCTTACCGGAGCCGCATCCGGACGGCAATCATTGCACTCGTTCGTTGACAGCCCACCGACGCTGTGTTATCCCCACAACAAGATTGAATCCGGATCACTCGGCCAGCCGGCCGCAGCATAGGGACCCATGCGTGCGCTGACTCCAACTCCCGACGCCACCGCTCTTCCCCGTCCGCAATGGAAAGGATTCGCATGGCTGATGCTAGTCAGCCTCGTCGTGATCCTGATGGGACAGAGCACGGAGGGCTTCGCGAAACAGAAGGGGAAAGGTGTTCCGCGCCCCGAGCCGGAACTCAAGATCGTCGAGTTCTCGGCCTCCCCGATCCCCTACCATCCGCAAGAAGGACCGTTTCAGTTCGTCGCGACGGTACAATTGCCCAAGGAAGTCGAC
It contains:
- the larC gene encoding nickel pincer cofactor biosynthesis protein LarC, giving the protein MTHHLHFDCFSGISGDMTLGALVDVGLPLKELIRGLSHLRIDGFRLQQRTVDRGALTATKVDVHIEKGFERPLTLAQIRRILTKSGLPPVVKERSLAVFDTLAEAEGKAHGVEPAKVHFHEVGVIDSFVDVVGSVLGLHLLAVERVTASAINVGSGTVMSAHGALPVPGPAVAALACGLPVYVQGPARELATPTGVALLRTLAAEFGPLPAMQMKQVGYGAGTADPPQWPNVLRVFLGEGADSTVGSVETIVELQTNLDDLNPQCYEMVFERVFAAGAVDATLTPVMMKKSRPGHVLSVLVPREKSGAVLAVLFAETTALGVRVVEMQRRVLPRRFAAVQVNGQDIRIKVADVRPGYSKAAPEYDDCRRVAEQVGRPVKDIWEAALSAYGRTQDKRRKGFSKP